A stretch of Myxocyprinus asiaticus isolate MX2 ecotype Aquarium Trade chromosome 42, UBuf_Myxa_2, whole genome shotgun sequence DNA encodes these proteins:
- the cabp1b gene encoding calcium-binding protein 1b isoform X4, with protein sequence MCSDLHASSCARASLRAGRLYNRELRPEEMDELREAFKEFDKDKDGFIGCKDLGNCMRTMGYMPTEMELIELSQQINMNLGGHVDFEDFVELMGPKLLAETADMIGVKELRDAFKEFDTNGDGQISTAELREAMKKLLGQQVGHRDLEDILRDIDLNGDGHVDFEEFVRMMSR encoded by the exons ATGTGCTCGGACCTGCATGCATCTTCCTGCGCAAGGGCTTCGCTGAGAGCCGGAAGGCTGTAC AACAGAGAGCTGAGACCAGAGGAAATGGATG AGCTACGAGAAGCTTTCAAAGAGTTTGATAAAGATAAAGACGGTTTCATTGGCTGTAAAGACCTTGGGAACTGCATGAGAACTATGGGATACATGCCTACAGAAATGGAGCTCATTGAACTGAGTCAACAGATTAATATGAACT TGGGTGGACATGTGGACTTTGAGGACTTTGTGGAGTTGATGGGCCCTAAACTTCTGGCTGAAACAGCAGATATGATTGGAGTAAAAGAGCTAAGAGACGCCTTCAAAGAG TTTGACACCAATGGAGACGGTCAGATCAGTACAGCAGAACTAAGAGAGGCCATGAAGAAGCTGCTCGGACAGCAG GTGGGTCacagagatctggaggacattctgCGGGACATTGATTTAAATGGAGACGGACATGTTGACTTTGAAG aatttGTACGAATGATGTCTCGCTAG
- the cabp1b gene encoding calcium-binding protein 1b isoform X2, whose product MEPCGYTHTHATVHTCAYGHTDSCKQEISTRDFTMGNCVKSPLKNISKKDRKRSYKAVQSCDEGVTSGEALAALAQNSTYMHNVLGPACIFLRKGFAESRKANRELRPEEMDELREAFKEFDKDKDGFIGCKDLGNCMRTMGYMPTEMELIELSQQINMNLGGHVDFEDFVELMGPKLLAETADMIGVKELRDAFKEFDTNGDGQISTAELREAMKKLLGQQVGHRDLEDILRDIDLNGDGHVDFEEFVRMMSR is encoded by the exons ATGGAGCCATGTGGATACACTCACACGCATGCAACCGTACACACATGTGCATACGGCCACACTGACTCTTGCAAACAGGAAATTAGCACAAGGGACTTTACTATGGGCAACTGTGTTAAGTCACCGCTCAAGAATATTTCCAAGAAG GACCGCAAACGCAGCTACAAAGCAGTGCAATCATGTGATGAAGGGGTGACATCTGGAGAGGCCCTGGCGGCCTTGGCTCAAAACTCAACATATATGCACAATGTGCTCGGACCTGCATGCATCTTCCTGCGCAAGGGCTTCGCTGAGAGCCGGAAGGCT AACAGAGAGCTGAGACCAGAGGAAATGGATG AGCTACGAGAAGCTTTCAAAGAGTTTGATAAAGATAAAGACGGTTTCATTGGCTGTAAAGACCTTGGGAACTGCATGAGAACTATGGGATACATGCCTACAGAAATGGAGCTCATTGAACTGAGTCAACAGATTAATATGAACT TGGGTGGACATGTGGACTTTGAGGACTTTGTGGAGTTGATGGGCCCTAAACTTCTGGCTGAAACAGCAGATATGATTGGAGTAAAAGAGCTAAGAGACGCCTTCAAAGAG TTTGACACCAATGGAGACGGTCAGATCAGTACAGCAGAACTAAGAGAGGCCATGAAGAAGCTGCTCGGACAGCAG GTGGGTCacagagatctggaggacattctgCGGGACATTGATTTAAATGGAGACGGACATGTTGACTTTGAAG aatttGTACGAATGATGTCTCGCTAG
- the gpat4 gene encoding glycerol-3-phosphate acyltransferase 4 isoform X2 yields MESYLFQFDSLICMLLGISFTVWFTLLLVFIIVPAILGVSFGIRRLYMKSLIKLFEWATLRMERGAKEKNQHLYKPYSNGIIAKELVSLEQEIQEMRRGGAEPEFDMSDIFYFCRRGVESIVDDEVTKRFTAEELESWNLLTRSNYNFHHISTRLTALWGVGVLIRYGFLLPLRMKNYLSDKVHLMCYRICVRALTAIITYHDSENKPKNGGICVANHTSPIDVIILASDGCYAMVGQVHGGLMGVIQRAMVKACPHIWFERSEVKDRHLVAKRLSDHVADESKLPILIFPEGTCINNTSVMMFKKGSFEIGCTVYPVAIKYDPRFGDAFWNSSKFGMVNYLLHMMSSWAIVCSVWYLPPMSRMEGEDAVQFANRVKAAIARKGGLADLLWDGGLKRGKVKEVFREEQQKLYSKVLVGNSEDRSRS; encoded by the exons ATGGAGTCCTACCTCTTCCAGTTCGACAGCCTGATCTGTATGCTCTTGGGCATCTCCTTCACGGTGTGGTTTACTCTTCTGCTGGTCTTCATCATTGTGCCTGCAATCCTGGGTGTGTCGTTCGGGATCCGCAGGCTCTACATGAAATCACTGATCAAGCTTTTTGAG TGGGCGACATTAAGAATGGAGAGGGGAGCCAAGGAGAAGAATCAGCATCTCTACAAACCCTACAGCAATG GGATCATTGCTAAAGAGCTAGTGTCACTTGAACAGGAGATCCAGGAAATGAGGCGTGGCGGCGCAGAGCCCGAGTTTGACATGTCCGACATCTTCTATTTCTGCCGGCGAGGTGTGGAGAGCATTGTGGACGATGAGGTGACCAAACGATTCACAGCAGAGGAGCTGGAGTCTTGGAACCTGCTAACCCGCAGCAACTACAATTTTCACCACATCAGCACCAGACTCACAGCACTGTGGGGGGTGGGAGTGCTCATCCGCTATGGGTTCCTGCTGCCGCTCAG GATGAAGAATTATCTGAGTGATAAGGTTCATCTGATGTGTTACCGCATCTGCGTGCGAGCCCTCACTGCCATCATCACCTACCATGACAG TGAGAATAAACCAAAAAATGGAGGAATCTGTGTGGCCAATCACACCTCTCCCATTGATGTCATCATTCTGGCCAGTGACGGATGCTACGCTATG GTGGGTCAGGTCCACGGTGGTCTGATGGGGGTCATTCAGAGGGCGATGGTCAAAGCCTGTCCGCACATTTGGTTTGAGAGGTCTGAAGTCAAGGACAGACACCTAGTGGCTAAACG ATTAAGTGACCATGTTGCAGATGAAAGCAAACTGCCCATCCTCATATTCCCAGAAG GAACCTGTATTAACAACACTTCAGTCATGATGTTCAAGAAGGGAAGCTTTGAGATCGGCTGTACTGTTTACCCTGTCGCCATAAAG TACGACCCTCGTTTCGGTGATGCGTTCTGGAACAGCAGTAAGTTTGGGATGGTGAACTATCTGCTGCATATGATGAGCAGTTGGGCCATCGTCTGCAGCGTCTGGTATCTTCCTCCAATGAGCAGAATG GAAGGGGAGGACGCtgtgcagtttgccaacagggtcAAGGCGGCCATTGCTAGAAAGGGAGGCCTGGCAGACTTGTTGTG GGACGGCGGTCTGAAACGTGGGAAAGTTAAAGAAGTTTTCAGAGAGGAGCAGCAGAAGCTGTACAGCAAAGTTTTAGTGGGCAATAGCGAAGACCGCAGTCGCTCCTGA
- the gpat4 gene encoding glycerol-3-phosphate acyltransferase 4 isoform X1, with the protein MESYLFQFDSLICMLLGISFTVWFTLLLVFIIVPAILGVSFGIRRLYMKSLIKLFEWATLRMERGAKEKNQHLYKPYSNGIIAKELVSLEQEIQEMRRGGAEPEFDMSDIFYFCRRGVESIVDDEVTKRFTAEELESWNLLTRSNYNFHHISTRLTALWGVGVLIRYGFLLPLRVTLAFTGVCLLVVLTSIVGLFPNGRMKNYLSDKVHLMCYRICVRALTAIITYHDSENKPKNGGICVANHTSPIDVIILASDGCYAMVGQVHGGLMGVIQRAMVKACPHIWFERSEVKDRHLVAKRLSDHVADESKLPILIFPEGTCINNTSVMMFKKGSFEIGCTVYPVAIKYDPRFGDAFWNSSKFGMVNYLLHMMSSWAIVCSVWYLPPMSRMEGEDAVQFANRVKAAIARKGGLADLLWDGGLKRGKVKEVFREEQQKLYSKVLVGNSEDRSRS; encoded by the exons ATGGAGTCCTACCTCTTCCAGTTCGACAGCCTGATCTGTATGCTCTTGGGCATCTCCTTCACGGTGTGGTTTACTCTTCTGCTGGTCTTCATCATTGTGCCTGCAATCCTGGGTGTGTCGTTCGGGATCCGCAGGCTCTACATGAAATCACTGATCAAGCTTTTTGAG TGGGCGACATTAAGAATGGAGAGGGGAGCCAAGGAGAAGAATCAGCATCTCTACAAACCCTACAGCAATG GGATCATTGCTAAAGAGCTAGTGTCACTTGAACAGGAGATCCAGGAAATGAGGCGTGGCGGCGCAGAGCCCGAGTTTGACATGTCCGACATCTTCTATTTCTGCCGGCGAGGTGTGGAGAGCATTGTGGACGATGAGGTGACCAAACGATTCACAGCAGAGGAGCTGGAGTCTTGGAACCTGCTAACCCGCAGCAACTACAATTTTCACCACATCAGCACCAGACTCACAGCACTGTGGGGGGTGGGAGTGCTCATCCGCTATGGGTTCCTGCTGCCGCTCAG GGTCACGCTTGCTTTTACTGGTGTCTGTCTTCTTGTTGTTTTGACGTCAATCGTTGGCCTGTTTCCAAATGGAAG GATGAAGAATTATCTGAGTGATAAGGTTCATCTGATGTGTTACCGCATCTGCGTGCGAGCCCTCACTGCCATCATCACCTACCATGACAG TGAGAATAAACCAAAAAATGGAGGAATCTGTGTGGCCAATCACACCTCTCCCATTGATGTCATCATTCTGGCCAGTGACGGATGCTACGCTATG GTGGGTCAGGTCCACGGTGGTCTGATGGGGGTCATTCAGAGGGCGATGGTCAAAGCCTGTCCGCACATTTGGTTTGAGAGGTCTGAAGTCAAGGACAGACACCTAGTGGCTAAACG ATTAAGTGACCATGTTGCAGATGAAAGCAAACTGCCCATCCTCATATTCCCAGAAG GAACCTGTATTAACAACACTTCAGTCATGATGTTCAAGAAGGGAAGCTTTGAGATCGGCTGTACTGTTTACCCTGTCGCCATAAAG TACGACCCTCGTTTCGGTGATGCGTTCTGGAACAGCAGTAAGTTTGGGATGGTGAACTATCTGCTGCATATGATGAGCAGTTGGGCCATCGTCTGCAGCGTCTGGTATCTTCCTCCAATGAGCAGAATG GAAGGGGAGGACGCtgtgcagtttgccaacagggtcAAGGCGGCCATTGCTAGAAAGGGAGGCCTGGCAGACTTGTTGTG GGACGGCGGTCTGAAACGTGGGAAAGTTAAAGAAGTTTTCAGAGAGGAGCAGCAGAAGCTGTACAGCAAAGTTTTAGTGGGCAATAGCGAAGACCGCAGTCGCTCCTGA
- the cabp1b gene encoding calcium-binding protein 1b isoform X3: MEPCGYTHTHATVHTCAYGHTDSCKQEISTRDFTMGNCVKSPLKNISKKNRELRPEEMDELREAFKEFDKDKDGFIGCKDLGNCMRTMGYMPTEMELIELSQQINMNLGGHVDFEDFVELMGPKLLAETADMIGVKELRDAFKEFDTNGDGQISTAELREAMKKLLGQQVGHRDLEDILRDIDLNGDGHVDFEEFVRMMSR; the protein is encoded by the exons ATGGAGCCATGTGGATACACTCACACGCATGCAACCGTACACACATGTGCATACGGCCACACTGACTCTTGCAAACAGGAAATTAGCACAAGGGACTTTACTATGGGCAACTGTGTTAAGTCACCGCTCAAGAATATTTCCAAGAAG AACAGAGAGCTGAGACCAGAGGAAATGGATG AGCTACGAGAAGCTTTCAAAGAGTTTGATAAAGATAAAGACGGTTTCATTGGCTGTAAAGACCTTGGGAACTGCATGAGAACTATGGGATACATGCCTACAGAAATGGAGCTCATTGAACTGAGTCAACAGATTAATATGAACT TGGGTGGACATGTGGACTTTGAGGACTTTGTGGAGTTGATGGGCCCTAAACTTCTGGCTGAAACAGCAGATATGATTGGAGTAAAAGAGCTAAGAGACGCCTTCAAAGAG TTTGACACCAATGGAGACGGTCAGATCAGTACAGCAGAACTAAGAGAGGCCATGAAGAAGCTGCTCGGACAGCAG GTGGGTCacagagatctggaggacattctgCGGGACATTGATTTAAATGGAGACGGACATGTTGACTTTGAAG aatttGTACGAATGATGTCTCGCTAG